The following is a genomic window from Xyrauchen texanus isolate HMW12.3.18 chromosome 6, RBS_HiC_50CHRs, whole genome shotgun sequence.
acaattttataaaagcgcttAAATGAACTTTTACAACTTTTAAAACCtgtatattgtttaaaatgttaagttgtttaaattgtcgttttagggtttacagtgttacgtcgtcatggcaaaaaGTTGTAAAACGGaatgtaactttacacaaaaaagattagcaagtgattttccatgtcttgtggctatacatttgaaacagagtattttaatgtttatggattggccccaatgacttctattgtaagtgcctcactggaactggaagttgaaatatttttttttcataatcaacattatgccaccaatgcCGTCTATGAAGCTTAACTTGAACTGAATCACTAGAACCGCAATCAAGAATCAATGGTGACAAAcgatagagtggtggtggcgtagtgggctaaagcacatcactggtaatcagaaggttgctggtttgatccccacagccaccaccattgtgtccttgagcatggcacttaactccaggttgctccagggggattgtccctgtaataagggcactgtaagtcatctgccaaatgcataaatgtaaatgtaacttgtgTTCTGTACACACAAATCAACAAGAGATGAAGCTAAACATGCTAGAGAAAATGAATATTGCCATAAACAAACAGCCATTGTTGCCAATTAgatacaaaatgtttaatgctgtcatgtagtaaataataataataataataataattagggctcTCAATCgataattttttaaatcaaattaattatatggtgttccgattaattactcgcaattaattgcatataccaatatttgctgagaaagccccttatataacaataattcaatatataatgatgaaataattatacatagttatctttaaatattaaaatatattgtacagGTCTCCCTCGAAAAAGAGACTTCAGTCTCAAGggacttcctggttaaataaaggttaataaaataaataaaatatatatatataaaaaaaaaagatattcagataattaaaaaatcccttagttcggatttgcgctccaagtgttttgaacgcaagaacgtaacgtatgtttgtgttgtgtgtctgctgaagggttgttttcttcactgtataaactgtgtgttgcccacacagctgaagtttcacttactgccctctggagtaaacaggtggtactacaagcttgcatttctcaggaatcttccttattacagtccgggggcattgcgattaattgcgtaaaatctattacacgttatttttaataaaatgaatcacactgaattaacgcgttaaatcgacaaccctactaataatataatatattgtacaTATTTAACTTAACTTAAACTAGTCTTACTAGCTGGGTTTTTCAttttgagagtgagagagagtgagagtgagagagagagagagagagagagagagagagagagaaaataaaaaaaaaaataaaaagggaggCGGCAACCAACTTGATGCACTAGATTAGAACAGCCCGTCTCTACCCAGCAACACTTACCAGCAAAGGCTTTGGAGATATTCTCTTTCTTCCACTCCCAGGGCTGGTCGTACTCATCCGCCGGCCTCTCGTCATCCTGTGGCAGACGGCTCTCTTTCTCACCACCCTCAGGGGCAGGCCGATGCCGGAGTCTCTCCTCATACGGGCTGTCGTAGAGCTGCGGGCTGCTCCTGCCCCGATTTGTGCTGTGCTGCAGCTCtgagcaaaaacaaacacacattcatgcTTCATTGTTGTTTCATGTCAGAGGACCAAATTAAGTCTTGTGTGGTTATTTTTGCACAAATAATGAAGAATGCACAGATTGCTAAAAGTtttcagcaaaaaaaacaaaagtttatagGCATTTGATACATTGTGAACATAACATACATGAAGAGGATAATCCCTTTAAGACCTTAAGAAACCTTTAACAATATTGTAAGTAACTCGAATGCtacaaaagtgaataaaaattACCCGTTGATAAATCTCTTCTCTGCTTTTGAACATCTAGCCTCAGGAGTAAAACACATTACTGAGTGCAGTCAAGTAGGCCAGATCACAAAtcaaaattgctaaaataataaCCGCAGAGTGAATATTCTCTTTGGCATTTTCTCTTCTGTTATGACAGATCCAGTGAAGAACTGCTTTACCATTTATGAATCGCTGGGCTTCAAATGGCTCCATGTAGCTGTTGCAGGTTTCTACAGCGTTTTGTTGGCACCCAGGCCTGAGTTGTGGGTCGGGCCTGGCGTCAAACGGGTCAGAGTAATCTGTATCGCCAACAGCAGGAGCCGAGGGAACCACCTGTGAGAACAGAGAAATTGAATTAAAGGTGCGGTACAGAATTATGGGCTCTCTATCGACACCTGTGGTTGAAACATAAAATTACAAGTTACTCGAGGAGAGGTTTTATTTAAAtgccttttacatttacatttatgcaattagGTAGACGCTTttctccaaagcgacttacagagcacttattacagggacaatcccccccggagcaacctggagttaagtgccttgctcaaggacacaatggtggtggctgtggggatcaaaccagcaaccttctgattaccagttatgtgctttagcccactacgccaccaccactccgtatcACCGTACCTGTATACACTACTATATCTATacatatttattagggctgtcaatcgattaaaagtttttatctaattaattacatggtgtcccggtttattaatcgcgattaatcacatatacaaatatttgctgagaaagcccctattataaaaacaattaaaaatataatgatgaaattattataaatagttatctttaaatatttaaaaaatgatatatatataaaaataaaagatattcattatttttatttataataaaatcgcactgaaataacacattaaatcggcagccctaatatatatatatatatatatatatatatatatatatatatatatatatatatatatatatagtttttttttatgaacaatgTGCTGCTGCTATggcttgttaatttgtgtgttttggtcaaaaaacattttttttttaaattacgtaCCTTGATTGATTTTTCCTGGATGTTTACGGTATTTTATTTCCTGCACAAAGCATTTTTAATCTTGAGGATAACTGTTGCCTGGCTGAAATTATGTTTTCACTGATTAAAGAGCAATAGACCTTTTTTAAGCCgcttcagagcaaatacataaaaataactaaataaaagaaTGATTAAAAGggtgaaaaacaaacaatattttttttactaaactgCCCAGTCCTACTTCACATCAGAGATCAAACTCCGTCTGTGGATGGTCCTATGAGCGAATGCCAGCTCTTTGCGTGTCTGAGTCGAGTTAAGGGGAGCTGCAGCGTTCTGCTGTAATTTGGATAATAACGTGCGCTGAAGGGAAAAGACACAGCTTTAGCCCAGTCCATGGCACTAATGTGTCAGTTTGCTGCCTGCATGTATTAGATTAGCCCAGTATAATTACACATGAATGGCAGAAACAGAAACATGGATCTGGAAAAGTCTGAAACATGGCAGCTATGATCTAGAAATTTTTGGTTatctgcttaaaggaatagtttagtgAAACAATTGTAATTGTCATGATTTCCttaattaaaatgacatgagggtgtgtaaatgatgactgatTTAATTTTCCAACCATATTTGGATGAGCAatccctttaaaaaatatatttgtatgtcaAATGGATGTAGACTTGAGCGAGTTAAATACAAAGAGAgaccaagagaaagagagagaggtggtgtgtgatgtctagaactCATTCCTGTAGGGATTGGGATTAAGTATATTTGGGTTAATGAAAATGAGTCTCTTTGCCCTCCACCATTCACCTCCAACTAAAGACACAAAAATGCAGCCAAGCTTATAAAAGATGTgtaacatgtgtgtgtttgtgcaccgTCTGCTTGGTTTGTTATGGCAGGTACCTTCAAACTTCAAACACAGGTCATCCACATCATGTGCATCAAACAAATCTATTCAAAGCAATTCAAGCATTTGTATAATCCTGAAAAAAAACAATCCCTGCTAAGGGGTTGATAACAGCCAAGATCCAAAAGACGACACAATCATCTTCTATGCTGTCATGCCTTATTGTGTGGTTTCTAATTCACATTCAGTTGGACTTCCCTTTAATGTTGTCTGGCTTATTGTCTTTGagagaccacaagggggcgatTCAACATTAACTGAAGCCGATTGCACACTAGACGGGAAGTGCAGTGTCGCGGGAAGGACAAGGCACAGGTATAAAACAGGACGTGTCGATGTGGTACAGGTGGGAGTCCACAGTTTTGAATCTAGTCACCATAAACACAAAAGTGTTTAACTTTTGTGTTAAGCGAACACTTCAAGAATGAAAAAAGTGCCAttaatgagtttgcaggttagtgtatgaaactggtgtaactgcgcaaacttaacgattagaaatggcaacgcttattatgcaatttctctatgTGGCCTTAAATAGGTTTCATTCAAGTTGTAAAAACACAAAGTCATAcctgaaaatgtaaatacattgtgCAGGCGATTtatgaaagatatatatatacacacaataaatCCCGTAACGCGGAAGCGCGAGTTCTGCTCCcgaggcattaaggacatacttattaatattatacccttacccaaaccccttatctaaacttaaccaatcagtagagtgtgtaaacatgatcgGAAGCTGTTGTGCATATAtgagtgcagtcgcacgatatcgtatgaattagccaaatttagaatagTCGTATGAATCCTGACGATTACGCCATGAGATTTTGTTGAAAAATAACAATTATGGACTGCTAAAGgctaattgacacttttcacaattagCTAATTGTGCAGCTGTAATTGTTATCCGTAATCTTGATTACTCATTTGGTTAATTGTACACCCTAGTTGAGCCGAAAGTTAACATGTCAGGCCACTTAAACATACAGAGCAATGTTGCGCCACAGTGTTGACACTCTTACtaaaggcacttttccactgcacgttacggttcgcctcgactctactcactttacttttctgagcttgcttttccacggCTGTTTAGTGCCGcttcaatgtgggtgggattataggctgatcgtcagaGTTGCGcagcctctactgccgtgacatcatcttaaacgcgacacaaataaataaacaataacatgaccgctagatGTTAGCTACTAGCACATTGTGCTGCATatagcagttgttgcatggtgattttacacaagtggcctggttgttttagaagcaagctttccagtagctggtcaactaaataaagtgaagctttcaagcagaatatggagttaatgtaacaaaacgtaccatcctccatcgtggactctaGCCGTGGCTGAGTACAGGGCATTCTCCCTCcgattgctcgccggtctagatagcgtccgtttggtcgaaccacttccactttttcttgatggttctgtagtcactttttttttttttttttacttttccctacactgttggtaggtccggtggtagccgttgggccaacagctgagacacttcctgaaagactttttcgttttgttCGTCAccaacgagaggaacgtctgcaccttgtttattgaccacggcgtggttttgcgcacagccatttctttttacaattcgaaagtcgagTGAACAAATAATACTCccatcgctgtagctaactttaaaactagcaggttgatgtcccaTGCCGAAAATCCAGTggcgctggtagtgacgattctctctgaccaatcagtgatctgcagggttttgacatcacatttagtgttggctcggctcacttggaacctcgaccaaggtggtacaaaaaaagtgccaggtactatccacagtggaaatccGCCAAAAAGTGTGCAGAGTCGAgtcgtaccgtgcagtggaaaagccccataacagTTACTTCTGAACATTCATCCAGGATAGGATAGgattaattaacattaaacaaattacacacttcatctttagtTAATACTTGCAAGCATGAGCTTGCCCCATTCCAGTTTGAACATTTATTCAAGTACCCAGAAAACTTTTCAAAGCACACCATTCTTTCAAATTCTGACAACAGGCCGGTAAGCGCGGTTAAGCTCACTATATGTTAAGAAAACAAGTGGTGATACTTACAGGAGTCTGTGGTTCTTCAAAGGTCACAATGCTTAACGGAATCTTGCTACGCCCGAATTCTTGAGATTCCACTTTTATCAGTCTATGTTTGGGAGACACAATCTTCACCTCCACACCGTTGGATAGCACCGCGCCAAAAGTGGGGAAAACTTCAACCGTTCCAGATCCTTTCTGTACCCGGTTCTCAGAGGGTTCGTAGGGGTCTTCAAAGTCCAGGTCTTTCTGAGCCCTGTAGGCCCGTAGGATCTCACTCTCTGTGTAGTCTGGTTTCGGGGGCTGTGGTGGTCCTTTCCAGCTGCCAAAACTCAGGTGATCTCTAAACCACTTTGCCATGGGTCTAGTAACAACACAAGCAGGAAAGAAAGACAAATAAATGTTAGAACAACAGCTATGCCTCTATCCTAGTTTCCACATGGTATACTCTCCATAAATCTTGCTCATGCACGGAACTCCTAACCAATAAGTTACTTATTACTCAAGAGCGAGTAAATATCAAATATGATATTGTGCAATACTTCACCTTCAATTTCCCCAATGCATCGATGCTTAGGAACGGCAAGCTCTTTTCTGTATGCAATAAACTGGTCTGTAAGAGAAAACGTACAGCTATGATGCACTAAACAAACAAGAAACATGAAGAAATGCAAAGTTATGTGGATTATGTTAAGCCTCCACTCCTTAACATGCCCCAATTGCAAAGGCATAgactattaaagggatagctgaGCCAACAATgccaattctgtcataatttgctcacccatatgttgttctaaacccatttgattttctttcatctatGGAACACATGGATGTTATTTATCAGAATgtctgaaatttttatttttttctatacaaagagagtgaatggtgaccaatgcCATCAACTAAGACTGTTAGTGAATATGACTTCAATTGTATTCTGTCCTATGCAAGTAGTACTGTCTGACTACAGAAGacttatatggactacttttatggtactttcatGGAGCTAAACAGGTATTATAGTCCTTTTGGAGAATAACAGACCCagtccccattgactttcattgtgtggaaaagagcagcgtgaccATTCTGTTGTAaacaatttcatttttgtgttgtgttgtaatgtaatgtaaaatactACATGCCTAAAATAACATTAGGGGAGTAAATGATAACCGAAACTTCCAAATACTCTCGATACATGTCCAAAAGCAACATAAATAACCATGATACAAGTCCAAAAACCATTGTTATAAAATGGCACCACGTCTAAAACATCAAGGTAATACCATGGTGCTATTTTAGTACCTTTTTTTTAGGTAAAAATCATACACAACAGGCATTTCGATGGAAACTGGAATGACCTGTCAATAAAATAACATACACTTCCacgaaataaacacacacattttctgattTGTTATACTTTTTCGTGTTTTTTTAACAGAATATGTACGTTTTATTAGTTTTGGACTGAAatagataaaaacaaaatgtcactATAGATTAAAGCATAAGTTAGCAAACCAGCTAATGCCTCTAAACTCCCCCATTTAAAATTGCATTCACATTCCCTGCATGTAAATTCGATTATATACTCGAGAAATACAGTACATAACACATGCTAAAGAAAAACACTATTATGGGACACAAAAGTGCACATATTTAAGTTGTATTTTGATAGCTGACTGGCTAGCGCGCGAGCTATACAGATGCACTCCCACTCACGAGCGTGTACGAATTTTATATCAAATTACGCTCGTTTTAAATGACTAACAGCTCAGACAGACACAAGCCACAACATATTTGTTTAATACTTACATCTCTATGTTCCAGGGGAGAATAAAAGAATATAACCCGGATTTATGGGAACAAAAAGTGATGAGCGTGCGCACGTGCAGATGGATAGATGAGTTGCATTGAATGGATTTAGTTGTTGCAGCTCAGCTGGTGaacaacagctcaaataatctTGACTTGTTGTTGGTTAAGCCCACTGGAGAGTTGCATTGTCTTTGTTCTGGCTGAGGCATTTCATTTCACATGGTGGCTTGTGCATTCCTTGCTGAGAGGGGATAAAAAAAGAGACTGAAACCAGCTTAACATTGTTGGCTGGATTTatttggtctcccagcctggacaGTTGGCAGGTTTTATAGATTGAGGAACTTTTCAAACCAGCTAGCCTCCtaactaagaccagcaaaccatctttggCAGGTTTACTATTTTTTTGTTCCATCCCAGTAGGGTTGGCAACTTGGCATGCATTCTTTATACTGTAATGTTGCATGCTTATCATGatgcaatgcataaaatgtatACTGCATGatgttttaaaggaacagttcacccgaaaatgaaaaatctctcatcatttactcaccctcatgccatcccagatgtgtatgactttctttcttctgcagaacacaaacaaagatttctagaagaatatctcaactctgtaggtccatacaatgcaagtgaatggtgaccagaactgtaatccatacaactccagtggttaaatccatctcttctgaagcgatatgataggtgagaaTGAGAAACagtataaatcaatatttaagtcgatttttactgtacatctacactttcacttccacattctggtgtggaagtgactttcacttcACATTCAGTCACCTGCTGGTCAAAGGtgaagatttataataaaaaggactaaaatattgatcggtttctcacccacacataccttctgaagacattgattttaccactggagttgtatggattacttttatgctggctttgtgtgtgtgtgtgtgtgtttagatgaaAAAttctagtcactattcacttgcagtgtgaggaccaacagagctgagaaattcttctaaaaatctttgtttgtgttctgctgaagaaagacaatcatgcacatctgggatggcatgagggagaataaatggtgacataattgtaatttttaggtgaactatccctcaaaTTAAAGAGAACATTAGCTAAATTAAATGCATGACACCAAAATCTTCCAGTTAACCACATAAAGTCACATTCTTAGTGAATATACGTCCCATCTGCCACTCTAACCCTCATTTACACCTTCTTTGCCATCAGAGGTCAAATTGTAAGGTTAGAGGGTCACCAGCAGCACTGCGGTGGATCAATATGAGAGCTGGCGAATAATAGATTTTCCCACAAGGCTAGATTGCATTATCATCACATTAGCAAGCGTTACTTTGAAAACCAAAACAACCCACCAAAGCCATTTGGAATATAAATATGCAGACCATCAAATTCCAATGGATTATAAAAGCTTTGAAAAGCTCATAttataaaacacaattttcatATATTGTCAAAGAGAGGGAAGATTCCGAATGGAAAGAGGAGGAATAGTTCATTTGTTCAATGGATGGAAAGGTGAAAGTCTTTAACTATGATTTAGACTTCTCAAATGCATTTCCTGTTATTGATTGAACCAACATGGAGAAACAAATACTACATTATAGAATCCATAATACATCTCAAACACATTATGGGGTACATTAGAGACATCATCATGGCACAAATCTAATATATCAAAACATGACATCTCTGAAACGGAGATCCcccagttaaaaaaaacaaaaactgaaaccaTTGAAAAATAGAAATAAGCTCTAGAATTGTGCTCCAGTCTACTGTAGTCAGTTGCTTTTTTCGCTGTCCGAGTGCGCCCCCAAGAGGCTGAGAGAAGAATCACTCTGAGATGTGGATGCTGCTGGTTCGCACCTACATGATCGAAAAAAGGAAGCAAGTTATTAAAGATGACAAACCCTTACATTTTAAGAGGATTCGAGAAATTATCAATCAAGTCTGATACATCAACCCAACAGTAGTTTCAGTAGCAGGCTGTGGTGTTGTTGAAGCAGGTTTGGGAGCAGAATCTGCTGATTTCTTCCTCACCACCAGATACCCCAGTGCTCCCCTCCCACCCAGACACTCCTCTCCCAGCTTACATCTTACTACAAGTCTACTCAGCAAATTATTTAATATCTGGACATGAAATAATGATATAAGCTGATATAAGAGTTGGGCAATAAGATAATTCTATACCATGGTATAAGCAATAGAATATCACAGTAACAGTGTGTAACAGTATATcataaaagatatatattttttgttctggaaaacaaacagaaaagggtttatattgatatttttggTCGATGACGATATATATACGATGATATAGCCTGCTTATCTGCTATATTATAGTGCTACTTGTGCTTCatacacattaaagggatagttcacccacaaatgaaaaaacatatatatattatttactcaccctcatgatatccaagGTGtatatgcaattatttcttcaccagaacaaatctgaagaaaaatagaaaaatatctcagctctttaggtccttaaaatgcaagtggatgctAAAAATACAACAGCTCACAGAGGGTCGGCATAAACGTCATGGATAtgaccaccctataatgataaaaatccacccagtcctctTTTTTTAATCCCCGTTAAAAAGTTATGCAGACGTATCATTAGATACCCACTAATATCATAAAAGACAACCATAAATATGGTTATATCAGACCTTCATCAGATTATTGAGGTCCTCTTCCTCTTGCTCTCTTTAgatcttcttctcctcctcttcaGTCAGTTTCTCTGCCTTAAAGTTTCATGTAGCGCCATGCTCCATGGCATAATCTGTGTTATCAGGGTCTGTCTGTGAAAGAGAGCGATCAGATTTCgttcaaactgttttttttttattttctccccttttctgccCAGTTCAGAATGCCCAAattccaatgcactctaagtccgcatggtggcatagtgacttgcctcactccgggtggcagaggatgaacctcagttgcctccacgtctgagaccatcaatccacgtatcttatcacgtggcatgttgagcgcattaccgcggataGGCctacgtagcgcatgtggagtcTTCACGCTATTCCTCGCGGCATCCatggcgaccacaaggaggttaccccatgtgacactaacctcccttgcaaccgggccaatttggttgcttgggagacatggctggagtcactcagcacgccctgaattcgaactcgcgacttcaggggtgatagtcagcgtctttactcgctgagcaacccaggcacCCCACAATGCATCTTCTTTACAcaaaacaatgatccaaaacacccTAATCAAACTTTCTGCCATTATCTGTCTGCAGGTTTTAAGAGGGTCCATTTGTAGAATGATTACCTTGAAGGTGATCTCAGCCAAGCATCTTGTGCATTTGATGTAGAATCTGAAAATGGGCAACCCCATGTACAGTTCGTTCTGAACAGTCTCCTTGTGAGCATTGAACTTCTTCCCTTTGTAAATATATTCTCCACATGTTTTACACCTGCAAACAAGCGAGAACTACTATATCAAAGCAAGTCCTTCTTTATGTGATGAGTGAGTTCTCCTGGACAGCGTGCTCTTCCTCCTTCCCGGTTTCGGCACCAAATGTAAAATACCTCTGTTcggttgggaaaggaggaggctgggactacagtagcctacaatccaaaATAATTATTGTACATAATGTTCTTTAGAGTAAAAGTCACTCAACCATTAgtttattgtataataatatgtACAATATATGATGATAATGATATATAGCAAATCAACACAAATCGacataaaaatgtacacatttcaatttcataacaaaagtcCATCAAATGGAATTGTGCCATTTTTAACAAGATTAATTGAATAAAGCTTAAActatatagttttatttaatttaatttaattttctaaAGGACTTAATTCAAACTCAATttaatggaatgttattatgaataaaaaaaattatattatttttatttgtttagctcATTTCATGCATAACACACTTTTTACATAATAcagataataagacatttaaaaatgtaattaaaatagcaTATCAGACATTAATAAAAAACtgagttaaaataaatataacaatgtagcctatatattaaataaacatgttatcAAAAGCATACAGGGGCGATTCtggggtcagagctttaggggtgctgagcacccaatgagccccactgccaccacccaccctcttttcacacaaaaacaaaaaatatgtctaattgaaaaataactttatcattttaacattggttcaactatctccaaaatccagattttttttttcttttttttgagaccttttcagagcaccatgcaccagcttaattgtgagagttcacacagacggccccctgtaacaaacacaaaaccttcttcactcagctggttttcctgacagTTAAACttcatgtgcctccttttgtatcaacagtcatcagattggttagattagattcaactttattgtcattgaacaaagtaacaggtacttggacaacaaaatgtcattcatcttctgtaaattatttacaaaatggCCATCTCTAACATATCTGGTTGCACACCTGTCTGAACTTTCATAAAGCAATATAAgtcatcaataaataataataaaacaagcttCACATCAagagcaacaaaaaaaagaaggTAAAACCAAAAAGTCCAAAATATCCAGATTATTTACAGAGGTCTTGAAAATACTTAGAAAGTaaagatataaaaaaagaaagagagggaaatCTTTGAAGTACTACACCTGAATCCCCATTTGGCTCTACTTTGGGAGAGTCAATCTATGTTGCCTCACTTTGAGGGTGGCAAACCTGTCAATGACCCTTTGGTGTTCAATTTTTTCAAGCAACTCCTTCTCAATAGAAATCACAGCTAGGTGCTGGAGTCTGCTTTGGCCTGTGGTCCTCCTGAGCCATGTATTGAACCGACGCAAGGCACTAAAAGACCGCTCACATGTACAGCTGCTAACTGGTATTGTCAAGGCAACCTGCATAACAGCTTTCAGTGAAGGGAACATTTCCGAATCTAGGAGTTTGTACACTGCTAGCATGTCCTGAACTGTACCAGCCTCACTCTTGCGCTTCAGAAAGTTTTTTGCAACTATCACTTCCTCTGACTTAAGTTCAATATGGTAATGCACAGCCAGTGCTGTCAGATGAGGCTCAGAAAAGAAATGGCCTGAGGTTGGACTGCATGCCTTAATTCCATTGAGCACATCCTCATTCACACCAGAAAAATGCCTCTCAAGTTCACAGATCATTCGGTCCAGACAAGGAAACA
Proteins encoded in this region:
- the LOC127644527 gene encoding SH2 domain-containing adapter protein F-like; the encoded protein is MAKWFRDHLSFGSWKGPPQPPKPDYTESEILRAYRAQKDLDFEDPYEPSENRVQKGSGTVEVFPTFGAVLSNGVEVKIVSPKHRLIKVESQEFGRSKIPLSIVTFEEPQTPVVPSAPAVGDTDYSDPFDARPDPQLRPGCQQNAVETCNSYMEPFEAQRFINELQHSTNRGRSSPQLYDSPYEERLRHRPAPEGGEKESRLPQDDERPADEYDQPWEWKKENISKAFAVKFDAGDWDQSTLPRDEPQRKGETSRTCTPSSGSTSLHKPSNPNLVLGERVDPTLPLENQVWYHGALVRSEAESLLTLCKECSYLVRKSQTSCNDYSLSLRSCHGFMHMKFSQSRDGKFILGENSPPFDSIPEVIHYYTTHKLPIRGAEHLSLLFPVLVQTL